From the Planktothricoides raciborskii GIHE-MW2 genome, the window TAACCGCCACCGCATTGCCATGAACGTCCTGATTCGGTCATTGCAACAAGCTTGGAGCGATCGCAATGATTTCTATACGGGCGGCAATATGTTTATTTACTACAGCAGCGAACAAGTTAGAAACAAAGATTTTCGCGGCCCTGATTTCTTTGCGGTCTTAGATGTAGATGGCACAAAGGAACGACAGGGTTGGGTGATCTGGTTTGAAGGGGGTCGCTACCCAGATGTAATTGTCGAGTTCATGTCCCCCAGTACCGCGAGAGTAGATAAAGGAATCAAAAAGGATATTTATCAGCAGGTTTTCCGCACCCCTGATTATTTTGTCTTTGACCCGTTTGAGCCAAATTCCTTACAGGGATGGCATTTGCAAGGTTCCCAGGGTTATCAGACCTTGGTGCCAAATGACCGAGGTTGGCTCTGGTGTGAGAGTTTAGGCTTTTGGCTGGGAACTTGGTCGGGTACTATCGACCGAGAGGAGGCCGTTTGGTTACGGTTTTACGATACCGAAGGCAATTTGGTGTTGCTACCGGAAGAGGCAGAACACCTTCATGCTGAGGCAGAACGCCAAAACGCTGAGGCTGAACGCCAAAAGGCTGAGGCAGAACGCCAAAAGGCTGAGGAGGAACGCCAAAAGGCTGAAGCGGAACGCCAACGGGCACAACAAGCTCAACAACTAGCTGAAGCGGAACGCCAAAAGGCGGAACAAGCTCAACAACTAGCTGAAGCGGAACGCCAACGGGCACAACAAGCTCAACAACTAGCTGAAGCGGAACGCCAACGGGCAGAACGTCTCGCCGAACGGTTGCGGGCGATCGGGTTAGATCCCGATAACCTTTAAGGGAATTAGAAACCGGGTTTCCGATCCAAATATGATAGTTAATTTGCCAAAATTCTCGCAGAAACCCGGTTTCTTTTTTGGTTAGAGATAGGGGCGATCGCTTTCCCAAACCGCCGATAAATTGCTTAAAAAAACAGAAACCGGGTTTTTCCAAAAAAACCCGGTTTCTTGTCTGCTCTGCTTGGGCAATTTTTTGTCAGCGATCGCCCGAATTTGAGAATTAAATCAAGAATGCGATCGGTTTGCACATATCCTCAATCCCCTGTCCTCTAACCTATGGCATTGGTGACAAATAAAGTCACGCACAATATCCGCGTTATACACTATTTTTTATTTGTTCATCTAATTCATTCACCGCAGACATCACACCCAATTCACGATCCTTTAAAAGAGTATTTTTGAGTTCATGTATAGATTCAACTAAATCCTCACGCAAACGCGGCTTATTTTGTGCAACTCCATTACGATAATCCCAATAATCCCAGGCAAGTAATCCAAGAGCAACGACAGGATCGATCATACTTGCTATTTTACTAGCAGCCAATGCAGCGATAGCTTCACCACTAGCCATAGCTCCTAATGTAACTACAGCTTTAGTTGTGGCATAACCACCGATAATTTTGAGTGGCAATGATTGCTCTCCTTGTTCATCTGCTAATCTGGCTTTGATTGTCTCTAAATATTGCTGCCAGTCTGCCTCAGCAATTTTATACTTTTTGGGAACATTTTTTAGTTCAGCCGATAGCTTTTCTACATACAACTCAGTGGTATCAATCACGATTGTCTTAAATTTACTTTCGGCAGATTTTGAACTAACAACGCGACGAGCAAATTCTCTTTGAAGATTATCATTTACGCTATTTTTGATTTGTTCGTTAACTCTGGACTGATTGAATCCATTTATAATATTTTGGCCGGCAAATTGAAAAAGAACGTCAAATTCTTGTTTTTTCTGATTAAAGTAACTAAAATACCAGTTCAGAAAATCCGTATCTATGCGGTTAATTAATTCAGTTTCCCATTTATCTAATTCCTGTTTGGCATATTGTTGAGCCTCTTTATAGGCTGTCTGACGAGCTTGATCAAAAACTTTCTTGTCCCCTGACCCCCCAAATGCTACCATATTTTGTGTAATTTCCAAAGAAGGAGGAGGATTTAATTCAGCAGCTAAAGCTTGAGTCATAATCAAGCGTCCCAGTAATGGGATTAACACCAGAAAAATCACCGTAGTCCAAATGATGATACTCGCTATCTTAATCGCTTTGACGACGATGGATGTTTGTTTTAACTCAACCAGACTGAAATCGCGATCGCCCAAAAACTGACTTAATTTTTTATTCAGCTTTTTGGCAACGATCTGCCGTCCTGAAGGAACACCACTGGGCAGATAAATTAAATGGTTATTTTCGTCCAAAAATACGAGGGCTAAAAAAGTGCCTTCGGGATGTTCTTGGCGAACGATCGCTGCTTGTGTTAGATTGGGATTATCGGGGCGATCGCTTTTCAAATAACTCACTACCTTATCAAAGCTGATTTTCTCTAAGATTTCAGGGTTTCCAGGAAGAGATGGTAATGACTTCTTGCACTCCCCAACTATCCGCACCATATCTTCATCGGTAATTGTCTTGGTTTCTTGAAATGTTTTTTTAGCAAACAAGTTAAACAATGGCATAATTGTTCTTGATGATTATACAACTAAACTTCTGTTTTTTTGTGTATTTTTAATAGTTATTTTTAATAATTTTATATATAAAATTATTAGTATAATTAAAATTATGCTCCGATTATGATATAATCAGCATGACAATCGAAGCAAAATTTTAATTTATGGCTAAATACTTAGATTCAAGGGATTAAACTATTCGTCCCAACATCTTTTTTGACCATCAACGTATCGGCAAACCATCTTTTCAACAATTAAATGTTTTTGAATTTGCTCGGACTGTGAATTGGCTGTATATGCCTGACTGATAGAAACATTATCTATTGGGTTAAAAGATGAACTAGCCCATACAGGGACAACATTACTGAAAAACAACACAACCATTAATATTGATGCCGAAAAAAATCTCATCATTTTTTGCATAGTTATTCTCCAATGTAATCAAAAAATTTTTTTCATTATCTAAGATAATTCTGGATTTTACAACCCTCAAAAAGTACGATAAAGTAAGGACTTTTGTAAAGTTTTTTATCAATTTATCTAGGCTCTCCTTGCCAAAGTACGGAAAAGTACGAAAAAGTATGATAAATTAAGAAAAGCTTAAACCAAGACTTCAACCCTAAAGAAATCTATGACTACTGAGGAACTGCTACAGTGGGCAGATGGCATTGTATTTGCGAAAACAGAGAAACACCTCGATTCTGTGCAAACGGCTATCCTAGAAGGGGCTTGGCAAGGGTTAAAATATGAAGACATTGCTAAAAAGTGCCATCGCAGTAAGTCTCATATTAAAAATATTGCTGGGGAATTATGGCAGACTCTATCGGCACTATTGGGAGAAGAGATTCATAAGGCAAATTCTCGCTCTGTTTTAGAACGAAAAGCAGTATCTAGTATTTACAATTATGGTAATTCTTCACAGATTGTTAATAGTAAAATTAATAGAAGTCATATAAATATCTGTGGAGAAAGCAGGCAATATGAAGAAAATCCGAAACAGCGATCGCCCTCCGATCTCTCTTCTTCTCACTCTTCCCCCACCCAAAATTACTCACCCATTATCGACCTAATCGACGCCCCAGACCTCAGCGACTTTTACAACCGCAACACCGAACTAAATACCCTCAAACAGTGGATCTTACAAGACCAGATCCGCTTAATTACCATCTATGGACTCAGTGGCATTGGCAAAAGCGTACTAACCAGGCAACTCATAGAACAAATCAAGCCTGAATTTGACTATATTATTTGGAAAAGTCTCACAGAAACTCCCACCCTTTCCTCTCTAAAAAACCAACTGCAACAATTTTTTGCCCAGTCACAAAATCCCCCATTACCCACAATAATTGATTACTTTCGTAACTCGCGCTGTTTAGTCATCCTGGATGACCTGCAAAATCTTTTTCAAAGCGGGTTCCTTGCTGGTCAATACTTAACCGAACATAAAGACTATGGCCAATTTTGGCAACAAATCGCCAAAAACCATCATCAAAGTTGCGTGATTCTCCTCAGTTGGGAAAAACCCAGAGAACTCGTCACTTTACAAGGCGAAAAACAATCCACCCGCACCTTAAACTTGAAAGGATTATCAGCGGATGCTGAGGAAATTTTGAAAGAACACGGATTAACCGATTCAGAAAAATGGCCAGAATTAATCAACCTCTATCAAGGTCATCCCACCTGGTTAAATATCATCGCCTCAACGATACTAGAACTATTTGATGGTAGCGTTTCTTTATTTTTAGCCGACCAAGAGGAGATATTTATCGGCGACTTATCCCCCATTCTCGAATCTCACTTAGACCGTTTATCGGAGTTAGAAAAAAAAGTCATATCCAGGTTTTCAGAATATGAAGCCGTAGATATTTCTCAACCACCTGGATTACGGGAATTTGCCAAATCAGAATTAACCGAAGCCATGCAATCATTAGGCAGACGGGGCTTAGTAGAAAAAATATCAGAGGGAGGGCGATCGCGGTTGCTTGTAAATCCTGTATTTAAACAGTTGCAACAGAATTCACTTTAATTGAGAAAAAAGATATTTCCAGTCAATTTGGGCAGGTCTTTCCCCCTGATTAATTAACTCAAATACGGTATTTTCTGTTTCTGGGTGACTAAGACATTCGACACAAGCAGTGGCTACATCAATGCGACTGGTTTGCCCTGATAAAATATCGCCTGTGCCGATGACCAATCCCAGTTTTCCCTCGGTAGTGGCCTTTAATAAGGTATTTAAATCATAAGAGGTAAATGGGCCGTCAATGAGTCGGGCTGGCCGAATAATTGTGTAAGGAATTCCTGAGTTGGCGATCGCCTTTTCGCCTTTTTCTTTTGCATCCAAAACTCCGAAACGATTTAAAATACTAAAAGGGGGTTTTTCTTTCCGCAAAATGCCACAAGAAGACACAAAAACAAACCTCCGTAAATCTTTGGCGGCAACCTCTACCAGGTTACTCACTCCCTCTGCATCCACTTTATCCGGGCTATTCTTGGCCTGAGAAATGCAATAATCCCGATTAAAATATATTTTCAGC encodes:
- a CDS encoding SDR family oxidoreductase, whose product is MTTKENQGKNRVLVVGATGGVGQLTVGKLLEKGFFVRVLVRDAVAAQKMFNDSLNHRVEIVLGDIRDRATLSPAMENIDYIICCTGTTAFPSSRWEFESINQGQRLPGFLEWLKIYFNRDYCISQAKNSPDKVDAEGVSNLVEVAAKDLRRFVFVSSCGILRKEKPPFSILNRFGVLDAKEKGEKAIANSGIPYTIIRPARLIDGPFTSYDLNTLLKATTEGKLGLVIGTGDILSGQTSRIDVATACVECLSHPETENTVFELINQGERPAQIDWKYLFSQLK
- a CDS encoding ATP-binding protein: MTTEELLQWADGIVFAKTEKHLDSVQTAILEGAWQGLKYEDIAKKCHRSKSHIKNIAGELWQTLSALLGEEIHKANSRSVLERKAVSSIYNYGNSSQIVNSKINRSHINICGESRQYEENPKQRSPSDLSSSHSSPTQNYSPIIDLIDAPDLSDFYNRNTELNTLKQWILQDQIRLITIYGLSGIGKSVLTRQLIEQIKPEFDYIIWKSLTETPTLSSLKNQLQQFFAQSQNPPLPTIIDYFRNSRCLVILDDLQNLFQSGFLAGQYLTEHKDYGQFWQQIAKNHHQSCVILLSWEKPRELVTLQGEKQSTRTLNLKGLSADAEEILKEHGLTDSEKWPELINLYQGHPTWLNIIASTILELFDGSVSLFLADQEEIFIGDLSPILESHLDRLSELEKKVISRFSEYEAVDISQPPGLREFAKSELTEAMQSLGRRGLVEKISEGGRSRLLVNPVFKQLQQNSL
- a CDS encoding Uma2 family endonuclease translates to MSVELTAQTCPETVVEPDWEPPMPPTDLIFDDGEPLETNRHRIAMNVLIRSLQQAWSDRNDFYTGGNMFIYYSSEQVRNKDFRGPDFFAVLDVDGTKERQGWVIWFEGGRYPDVIVEFMSPSTARVDKGIKKDIYQQVFRTPDYFVFDPFEPNSLQGWHLQGSQGYQTLVPNDRGWLWCESLGFWLGTWSGTIDREEAVWLRFYDTEGNLVLLPEEAEHLHAEAERQNAEAERQKAEAERQKAEEERQKAEAERQRAQQAQQLAEAERQKAEQAQQLAEAERQRAQQAQQLAEAERQRAERLAERLRAIGLDPDNL